The following proteins are encoded in a genomic region of Microcoleus sp. FACHB-68:
- a CDS encoding glycosyltransferase family 2 protein, with translation MGEGKILGEEGNPTAQNLGAICPAFSLVLPVYNEELGITTTLDHLQETLQGVGSKYELVVVNDGSTDRSGEILRARSDIRLVEHPRNRGYGAALKTGIQHAQYPLIVITDADGTYPNERIPELVALAMHADMVVGARIGANVQYSNIRKIPKWFLVHFAQWVVRRRIPDLNSGLRVFHKSVVERFLNILPDTFSFTTTITLAMLTNHYLVHYEPIDYRFRVGKSKIKPIRDTLGFIQLILRTGVYFAPLRVFLPVAGIFFAGFLFTLFQDIFVREDLTERTLILFVAATQIAMFSLLADMIDKRNMRL, from the coding sequence ATGGGCGAAGGCAAGATATTGGGTGAAGAAGGAAACCCAACCGCTCAAAATTTAGGAGCGATTTGTCCGGCTTTTTCGCTCGTGCTGCCGGTTTATAACGAAGAATTAGGCATTACGACAACGCTGGATCACCTTCAGGAAACGCTTCAGGGTGTTGGCAGCAAGTATGAACTCGTTGTTGTAAACGATGGTTCTACAGACAGAAGCGGTGAAATTTTACGCGCTCGTTCTGATATCCGGCTCGTCGAACACCCGCGAAATCGGGGATATGGTGCCGCACTGAAAACCGGAATTCAACACGCTCAGTATCCCTTAATTGTTATTACAGATGCGGATGGCACTTATCCGAATGAGCGAATTCCCGAATTAGTTGCACTGGCGATGCACGCAGATATGGTTGTCGGCGCGAGAATCGGGGCAAACGTTCAGTATTCCAATATCCGGAAAATTCCTAAGTGGTTCCTCGTTCATTTTGCCCAATGGGTGGTAAGGCGTCGGATTCCTGATTTGAATAGCGGGTTGCGAGTTTTTCACAAAAGCGTTGTCGAGCGATTTCTCAATATTTTGCCCGACACATTTAGTTTTACAACGACGATCACGCTGGCAATGCTAACGAACCATTATTTGGTTCATTACGAGCCAATTGACTATCGATTTCGGGTGGGTAAAAGTAAGATTAAACCGATCCGCGATACGTTAGGTTTTATTCAGTTAATTCTCAGAACCGGCGTGTATTTTGCACCGCTGAGAGTGTTTTTGCCCGTAGCCGGTATATTCTTTGCCGGCTTCCTCTTCACACTTTTTCAAGATATCTTTGTTCGGGAAGATTTAACAGAGAGAACACTTATTCTCTTTGTCGCTGCTACCCAGATCGCGATGTTTTCGCTTCTAGCAGACATGATTGATAAACGTAATATGCGGTTGTAA
- a CDS encoding lysylphosphatidylglycerol synthase transmembrane domain-containing protein, with translation MKRVISLAVSLIILAVIYSKIDFLGLIRVFQNCNVIWMAISLGMVVPLTMLTSWRLQQLMPTGRGLGFGEANGLILAASTLNMVLPSKMGDIAKAYFMRDKGHLSGSLSLSLVVFEKACDMLSLLLWCVFGLIFYRHKDVLFWLMTAGVSTGLLAGVLLLSSRRLAQLFFTILSRFAPKKLKVKLDKMRFSWSEMHDYFWSDKRQLAIITGTSIFIWFCHLLQIWFFILALNAWTPFLANLALSPLAILAGLLPLTFAGVGTRDAALILFYQPYFNAPTAAALGLLCTSRYVIPALAGLPFLGQYLTAVRGKV, from the coding sequence ATGAAACGAGTTATTTCTTTGGCTGTTAGCCTGATTATTTTGGCGGTTATTTATTCTAAAATTGATTTTCTTGGGCTAATTAGGGTTTTTCAAAATTGTAATGTTATTTGGATGGCAATTAGTCTGGGTATGGTGGTGCCGTTGACGATGTTGACTTCATGGCGTTTGCAACAGTTGATGCCCACCGGCAGAGGGTTGGGTTTTGGTGAGGCGAATGGTTTAATTCTGGCTGCGAGCACGTTGAATATGGTGCTGCCCTCGAAGATGGGGGATATTGCGAAGGCTTATTTTATGCGAGATAAGGGACATTTGAGCGGTTCCCTGTCTCTGTCGCTGGTGGTGTTTGAGAAGGCTTGCGATATGTTGTCGCTGTTGCTTTGGTGTGTGTTTGGGTTAATATTTTACCGGCACAAGGATGTTTTGTTTTGGCTGATGACGGCTGGGGTTTCTACCGGCTTGCTGGCGGGTGTACTGTTGTTAAGTTCTCGCCGGCTTGCCCAGTTATTTTTTACGATTTTGAGCCGGTTTGCTCCTAAAAAACTCAAAGTTAAACTTGACAAAATGCGCTTCTCCTGGTCAGAAATGCACGATTATTTTTGGAGCGATAAACGTCAGCTAGCGATCATCACCGGCACTTCTATTTTTATCTGGTTTTGCCATCTATTACAAATTTGGTTTTTTATTCTCGCACTCAATGCTTGGACGCCTTTTCTGGCAAATCTTGCCCTTTCTCCCCTGGCGATTTTGGCTGGTTTGCTGCCGCTGACGTTTGCCGGTGTGGGTACTCGTGATGCGGCGTTGATTTTGTTTTACCAGCCTTATTTTAATGCGCCAACTGCTGCGGCGCTGGGGTTACTTTGTACGTCGCGCTATGTCATTCCTGCCCTTGCCGGCTTGCCTTTTTTAGGGCAATATTTAACAGCGGTGCGCGGTAAAGTTTAA
- a CDS encoding Uma2 family endonuclease: protein MPAQTEKRYYTPEEYLALEEAAEYKSEYRNGEIVPMTGGTTNHNQIIGNLYANLHFAFRRQNYRVFMNDVRLWMTHYKLYTYPDIMVIEGEPVYYENRTDTVTNPLIIVEVLSKSTKNYDRGDKFDCYRSIPEFKEYILIDQYRFHVEQFSKTSEGKWLLSYYESADAVLTLSSINFTIALSEMYERVDFELREE, encoded by the coding sequence ATGCCGGCACAAACAGAAAAACGTTATTACACGCCTGAAGAGTATTTGGCGCTGGAGGAAGCGGCTGAATACAAAAGTGAGTACAGAAATGGAGAAATCGTACCCATGACAGGCGGCACCACTAATCATAACCAAATCATAGGAAATCTTTACGCTAATTTACATTTTGCTTTTCGCCGGCAAAATTATCGCGTTTTTATGAACGATGTGCGCTTGTGGATGACGCATTATAAATTGTACACTTATCCAGATATTATGGTGATTGAAGGGGAGCCGGTTTATTATGAAAATCGTACGGATACTGTAACGAATCCACTAATAATTGTTGAAGTTTTATCAAAATCAACGAAAAACTATGACAGAGGCGACAAGTTTGATTGTTATCGCTCAATTCCTGAGTTTAAAGAATATATCCTGATTGACCAATATAGGTTTCATGTTGAACAATTTTCTAAAACTTCTGAGGGCAAATGGCTGTTGAGTTACTATGAATCGGCGGATGCTGTTTTAACTTTGTCTTCGATAAATTTTACAATTGCTTTGAGTGAAATGTATGAGCGGGTTGATTTTGAGTTGAGGGAGGAGTAA
- a CDS encoding nuclear transport factor 2 family protein: MYLSVYTKAILAGLALSLCLVGPVSAKASLPNFTAQATQQTQKITETQIRNILEQMRVATKNKNAETITNFMSPNVAIEITVQAASGSQTLRLKRQEYRQYLEQGFQMMQNYNGSYSNLKVQVSPDGKTATAAFNVNEEVSFQGQKIRSTSAETIRFELIQGKILATSVKAVSRIQ; this comes from the coding sequence ATGTATTTGAGCGTTTATACCAAAGCGATTTTGGCCGGTTTGGCACTGAGTTTATGTCTGGTTGGCCCAGTATCAGCGAAGGCATCGCTCCCGAATTTCACAGCACAAGCAACTCAACAAACGCAGAAAATTACTGAAACTCAAATCCGCAATATTCTGGAGCAAATGAGGGTTGCTACAAAAAATAAAAATGCTGAGACAATTACTAACTTTATGTCTCCTAATGTTGCGATTGAAATAACTGTTCAGGCTGCGTCTGGTTCTCAGACACTTCGTTTGAAACGGCAAGAGTATCGCCAGTATTTGGAACAGGGATTTCAGATGATGCAGAACTACAACGGTTCCTATTCAAATTTAAAAGTTCAAGTTAGCCCGGATGGAAAAACTGCCACTGCGGCTTTTAATGTTAATGAGGAAGTTTCATTTCAAGGTCAAAAAATCCGTAGCACTTCTGCTGAAACTATTAGGTTTGAGTTAATTCAAGGGAAAATTTTGGCAACTTCGGTTAAGGCTGTTTCCAGGATTCAATAA
- a CDS encoding M48 family metalloprotease — protein sequence MNRLLFRMGLGLLVAFFGLISYFTSTVENPITGEKQRVKLSPREEVALGLQGRQRIAQQFGGLYPDEQLQAYIDQVGQRVVKQSVASSSPYPFEFHLLADAKTVNAFALPGGQVFVTVALLKKMNSEAQLAGVLGHEVGHVIGRHGAEHLAKQQLGGALVTAVGVATTDEQGGGRQGAVLAQAVNQMVSLRYGREDELESDRLGVRFMSEAGYDPRGLIEVMKIFEAARSGGAPPEFLSSHPNPGNRVERLQGLIADKYPNGVPANLQDGREEFARIVQPRLQGR from the coding sequence GTGAACCGATTGTTATTCCGTATGGGGTTGGGGCTTTTAGTCGCGTTTTTTGGGCTAATTAGTTATTTCACGAGTACGGTAGAAAACCCGATCACAGGGGAAAAGCAGCGGGTAAAACTCTCACCCAGGGAAGAGGTGGCACTTGGGCTTCAGGGCCGGCAGAGAATCGCACAACAGTTTGGGGGTCTTTACCCAGATGAGCAGCTGCAAGCTTATATCGATCAGGTAGGACAGCGGGTAGTGAAACAGTCGGTGGCTTCTAGTTCACCTTATCCCTTTGAATTTCATTTGCTGGCTGATGCGAAGACGGTGAATGCGTTTGCCCTGCCTGGGGGGCAGGTTTTTGTTACGGTTGCGTTGCTAAAAAAGATGAATTCGGAAGCTCAACTAGCGGGTGTACTGGGCCACGAAGTCGGTCACGTTATAGGCCGGCATGGGGCTGAACACTTGGCAAAACAGCAGCTTGGTGGGGCGCTGGTAACGGCTGTTGGTGTGGCAACGACGGATGAACAGGGGGGTGGAAGGCAGGGGGCAGTGCTCGCGCAGGCTGTTAACCAAATGGTGAGTTTGCGTTATGGACGCGAGGATGAGTTGGAGAGTGATCGGCTGGGTGTGCGGTTTATGAGTGAAGCCGGTTACGATCCGAGGGGGTTGATCGAGGTGATGAAGATATTCGAGGCGGCAAGGAGTGGGGGAGCACCGCCAGAGTTTTTAAGTTCTCACCCAAACCCAGGCAACCGGGTTGAACGTTTACAGGGTTTGATCGCGGATAAATACCCGAATGGTGTGCCGGCAAATCTTCAGGACGGACGCGAAGAATTTGCTCGTATTGTGCAGCCGCGTTTGCAAGGGCGCTAG
- a CDS encoding glycosyltransferase family 2 protein, whose product MTKLIIQIPCYNEENTLGVTLAALPRQLPGVDHIEWLVVDDGSQDRTVEVAKECGVEHIIRLSCNQGLAKAFMAGLEASLKAGADIIVNTDADNQYCAEDIPQLIRPILLGQAEIVVGARPITEIKHFSPAKKFLQKLGSWVVRLASNTNIPDAPSGFRAFSREAAMQLNVFNEYTYTLETIIQAGQKGMAITSVPVRTNGVLRSSRLVKSIPSYVLRSLFTILRIFMVYKPLRFFLFLGSVPFSMGVTLGIRWLIYFFAGTERTRIPSLILASILILMGFQLWILGLVADLLAANRKLMEEIQLRLRRKDFRG is encoded by the coding sequence ATGACGAAACTGATTATCCAAATTCCTTGCTACAACGAGGAAAATACCCTAGGCGTCACGCTAGCAGCCTTACCGCGCCAACTGCCTGGGGTGGATCACATTGAGTGGCTGGTGGTTGATGATGGCAGCCAAGATCGCACGGTTGAAGTGGCGAAGGAGTGTGGTGTCGAACATATTATTCGTCTTTCCTGCAACCAGGGGTTAGCAAAAGCGTTTATGGCGGGGCTAGAAGCTTCGCTGAAAGCCGGTGCTGATATCATTGTCAACACGGATGCGGATAATCAGTATTGTGCGGAGGATATTCCTCAGCTGATCCGGCCTATTCTGTTAGGGCAAGCTGAAATTGTGGTGGGAGCACGCCCCATTACAGAAATCAAACACTTTTCGCCGGCTAAAAAATTCTTGCAGAAGTTGGGCAGTTGGGTGGTGCGCCTTGCTAGCAATACCAATATCCCCGACGCGCCTAGTGGCTTTCGCGCCTTTAGCCGGGAGGCGGCGATGCAGTTAAATGTCTTTAATGAATATACCTATACCTTAGAAACCATTATTCAAGCCGGCCAAAAAGGGATGGCTATCACCTCTGTGCCGGTTCGCACCAATGGCGTGTTACGATCCTCCCGCTTGGTCAAGAGCATTCCTTCCTATGTGCTACGTTCCCTATTTACGATCTTGCGGATTTTCATGGTATACAAACCACTCCGCTTTTTCTTATTCTTAGGGAGCGTACCGTTTAGTATGGGTGTAACTCTTGGCATTCGCTGGCTAATTTACTTTTTTGCCGGCACTGAACGCACTCGAATTCCCAGTTTAATTCTGGCTAGCATTTTAATTTTGATGGGCTTTCAGTTATGGATTTTAGGGTTAGTTGCTGATTTACTGGCAGCCAACCGTAAACTGATGGAAGAAATTCAACTGCGACTGCGACGCAAGGATTTTAGGGGATAA